The Daucus carota subsp. sativus chromosome 7, DH1 v3.0, whole genome shotgun sequence genome window below encodes:
- the LOC108195598 gene encoding bidirectional sugar transporter SWEET6a translates to MVNTDAIRTAVGIVGDVISAFLFLSPSPTFYRIFKKKSVEEFQPVPYLLTMINCLFWVLYGTPLVHPGNILVLIINGFGIVMELFYLSMFLIYAKDNKQRLRVGGILLLEFVVYGIFAGLLIGLEPSVKKRSRIVGTICIVLNIGMYGAPLTIARKVIKTKSVEYMPFWLSLTGTINGACWLCYGLLRFDVNLVVPNGLGFTFGVMQLVLYAIYWKRTPKSEDDKKVVQLQGGVV, encoded by the exons ATGGTGAACACTGATGCTATCCGTACTGCTGTTGGTATAGTCG GGGATGTCATCTCTGCCTTCTTGTTTCTTTCTCCATC GCCAACGTTCTATAGAATTTTCAAGAagaaatcagttgaagagttCCAACCGGTCCCGTATCTGCTGACGATGATCAACTGTCTCTTCTGGGTATTATATGGTACCCCGCTTGTTCATCCGGGGAACATATTGGTTCTCATCATTAATGGATTTGGCATTGTGATGGAGTTGTTTTATCTCTCAATGTTTCTTATCTATGCCAAAGACAATAAACAAAGG CTACGTGTTGGAGGTATACTTCTGTTGGAGTTTGTGGTTTATGGCATATTTGCTGGATTGCTTATTGGATTAGAACCGTCTGTGAAGAAGAGATCCCGAATTGTAGGAACTATTTGCATAGTTCTCAATATAGGGATGTATGGGGCTCCTCTCACCATTGCT CGGAAAGTGATCAAGACAAAGAGTGTGGAGTACATGCCATTCTGGCTTTCACTGACAGGCACCATTAATGGAGCTTGCTGGCTCTGCTATGGCTTACTCAGATTTGACGTAAACCTTGTG GTTCCGAATGGTCTGGGATTCACTTTTGGAGTGATGCAGCTAGTACTCTATGCTATTTACTGGAAAAGGACTCCTAAAAGTGAGGATGATAAGAAGGTGGTGCAGCTCCAAGGAGGCGTAGTTTAG